Proteins from a single region of Sphaerochaeta globosa str. Buddy:
- the zupT gene encoding zinc transporter ZupT yields MYEFDVSTLLFAFGLTVFAGLGTGVGSLMSFFSKKFNPKFLAAALGFSAGVMIYVAMIEIFVKARQSLEGALGAKMGYALTTIAFFAGIAIIAIIDKIIPDYENPHEIQDHGSATKPFVDANDSKLMRMGFFSALAIAIHNFPEGLATFMAAVSEPSLGISIAVAIAIHNIPEGVAVSAPIYYATKSRKKAFWFSLLSGLAEPVGAFIGFFLLRRWFNDITFGFVFAAVAGIMVYISLDELLPTAEEYGEHHVAITGVIAGMIVMAISLVMLS; encoded by the coding sequence ATGTATGAATTCGACGTCTCAACACTGCTGTTTGCCTTTGGGTTGACGGTGTTTGCAGGCCTTGGTACCGGCGTAGGTTCTTTGATGAGTTTCTTCTCCAAAAAATTCAACCCAAAGTTCTTGGCCGCCGCTCTAGGTTTCTCTGCAGGCGTCATGATCTATGTCGCCATGATCGAGATTTTTGTGAAAGCACGGCAGTCGCTCGAAGGCGCCCTTGGTGCCAAAATGGGCTATGCTTTGACCACAATCGCCTTCTTTGCAGGCATTGCCATTATTGCCATCATCGACAAAATCATTCCCGATTACGAAAACCCACACGAAATACAAGACCACGGTTCTGCAACAAAGCCTTTTGTCGACGCCAATGACTCCAAGCTCATGCGCATGGGCTTCTTCAGTGCTCTTGCCATCGCCATCCACAACTTTCCCGAAGGCCTGGCTACCTTCATGGCAGCGGTCAGTGAACCCAGTCTGGGTATCAGCATCGCCGTAGCCATCGCCATCCATAACATTCCCGAAGGAGTGGCAGTGTCGGCACCCATCTACTACGCCACCAAAAGCCGCAAGAAAGCCTTCTGGTTCAGCTTGCTCTCCGGTCTTGCCGAACCGGTAGGAGCCTTTATCGGTTTCTTCCTGCTCAGGCGTTGGTTCAACGACATCACCTTCGGGTTTGTCTTTGCCGCAGTCGCCGGCATTATGGTCTACATCTCCCTGGATGAACTCTTGCCCACCGCCGAGGAGTATGGTGAACACCACGTCGCCATAACCGGGGTGATAGCAGGCATGATTGTTATGGCAATAAGCTTGGTGATGCTCTCATGA
- a CDS encoding GNAT family N-acetyltransferase → MNSVLETSRLLLREMNQADYPSIAAIVQEEKTMYAYEGPFSDAETQAWLEKNRVRYKMDGFGLWAVILRETGLMIGMAGLSWQSIDQTQVLEIGYLFNKHYWGMGFATEAAKACKEYAFTVLDAKEVYSIIRDTNIASMNVAIRSGMLVRSRFIKQYRGVLMPHLVFSAKRLNT, encoded by the coding sequence ATGAACAGTGTGCTTGAGACCTCCCGGTTGCTTCTCAGAGAAATGAATCAGGCTGACTATCCCTCCATCGCAGCCATCGTCCAGGAAGAAAAGACCATGTATGCATACGAGGGACCTTTCAGCGATGCTGAGACACAGGCATGGTTGGAGAAAAATCGTGTGCGATATAAGATGGATGGCTTCGGCCTTTGGGCAGTCATCCTGCGTGAAACAGGACTCATGATCGGGATGGCAGGCCTAAGCTGGCAATCGATCGACCAAACCCAGGTCCTCGAGATAGGATACCTGTTCAACAAACACTACTGGGGGATGGGGTTTGCAACCGAGGCGGCCAAAGCGTGCAAGGAGTATGCCTTTACGGTTTTGGATGCGAAGGAAGTCTATTCCATCATCCGGGACACGAATATCGCCTCGATGAATGTGGCGATCCGTAGCGGTATGCTTGTGAGAAGCAGATTCATCAAGCAGTATCGAGGTGTCTTAATGCCCCATTTAGTGTTTTCTGCCAAACGGCTGAACACATAG
- a CDS encoding ABC transporter substrate-binding protein, producing the protein MNLKHTKGVVRTLALLLVLVLSMSMAFSQGAAESTTPAGPVAMTIATWTSNADQIALLDSFVQGFAKEKGIEIKATFESIPFAEYNTKLSLELQGASGPDLFWVLETAAPAFIQSGLLAKLNDGMKAYDPTDISSDALELWSKGGNVYAIPFSTSPFFILYNKDLFAKAGLKTPEQYAAEGTWNWETFRTVSKTIKDKTGVWALQTVDGQGYDARILHNLAPMVRSYGGDFWTEDGKVLVNSAESVAAVTLFHNMVYQDASVVPPGNQSDFFAGNAAMTIGQISRVSKLNGATFAWGLAPMPAGPKGESPVIGQAAIGANSKGKNVALASELVGYMTNKSSVAAMAGIWPPARKSVLESEAFLTSNKSVTKEQMQLAVADSIKNGRVLPSHVKYPQIEVESKMIFDKLWNANANVKAILDEVAAVYAKYTK; encoded by the coding sequence ATGAACTTGAAACACACCAAGGGGGTAGTCCGCACTCTCGCCCTGTTGCTTGTTCTTGTGCTGAGTATGTCGATGGCATTTTCACAGGGAGCCGCTGAGAGTACAACACCAGCTGGGCCTGTAGCTATGACGATTGCAACCTGGACAAGCAACGCAGATCAGATTGCCTTGCTCGATTCTTTTGTCCAAGGCTTTGCCAAGGAAAAGGGCATAGAGATTAAGGCAACCTTTGAATCGATTCCCTTTGCCGAGTACAACACCAAGCTCTCCCTCGAACTGCAGGGAGCCAGTGGACCCGATCTGTTCTGGGTTTTGGAAACTGCAGCCCCTGCCTTCATTCAGAGTGGACTGCTAGCCAAACTCAACGACGGCATGAAGGCCTACGATCCCACCGACATCTCCAGCGATGCCCTGGAACTGTGGAGCAAGGGTGGCAATGTGTACGCCATTCCCTTCTCGACCTCTCCCTTCTTCATCCTGTACAACAAGGACCTGTTTGCAAAGGCCGGCCTGAAGACTCCCGAGCAGTATGCCGCCGAAGGCACCTGGAACTGGGAAACCTTCAGAACCGTCAGCAAGACGATTAAGGACAAGACCGGTGTCTGGGCCCTGCAGACCGTCGATGGTCAGGGCTATGACGCCCGTATCCTGCACAACCTTGCTCCAATGGTACGCTCCTACGGTGGAGACTTCTGGACCGAGGACGGCAAGGTGCTGGTCAATAGTGCTGAGTCGGTAGCCGCAGTCACACTGTTCCACAACATGGTGTATCAGGATGCCTCTGTGGTACCTCCTGGAAACCAGAGCGACTTCTTTGCCGGCAATGCAGCGATGACCATTGGTCAAATCTCACGTGTATCCAAGCTCAACGGAGCGACATTTGCTTGGGGCCTTGCTCCGATGCCCGCAGGTCCTAAGGGTGAATCCCCGGTGATCGGCCAAGCAGCCATTGGTGCAAATTCCAAAGGCAAGAACGTAGCCCTTGCAAGTGAATTGGTTGGCTACATGACCAACAAGAGCTCGGTTGCTGCCATGGCAGGCATTTGGCCGCCGGCCCGCAAATCCGTACTTGAGTCCGAAGCCTTCCTCACCTCCAATAAGAGTGTGACCAAAGAGCAGATGCAACTGGCCGTTGCCGACTCCATCAAGAATGGCCGTGTACTTCCCAGTCATGTGAAGTACCCCCAGATCGAGGTCGAGTCGAAGATGATCTTTGACAAGCTGTGGAACGCCAATGCAAA